AGGTGTTCTTGCATCTTGCATTAAAGCACGAAGTATCTTTTTGTCAATACCATCTATGAAAATACCTTTATCGTTAACTTTCATTTTATATTTAGTTTAAAACTGAAAGTTAAAAGTACTAAAAGAATCAGAAAATGTAACTTCAATTCAGACATTTAGTGGGTTGTAACCCAAATACTCTACTTCTTTTTCTGAAAATTGAATATTGTACTCGGTTAATTCCTTAAGGATAGGCGTATAAATTTCTTTGGTTATTGGTATTTGAACACCAGGTGTTTTTATTTTGCCGTTAAGTACAGCAAGAGTCGCCATAGCAACAGGTAAACCAACCGTTTTTGCCATGGCAGTATATGTTTGGTCTTCTCCAATAGCAACCATAGTAGCATCAATTTGATGTCGTTTTCCGTCAAGTTCGTAGCCAAATTTATGATACATAACAATCATGTCTTTATCGTCTTGACTTAAAGTCCAACTATCCATTAATATCTTTTGTAGAATTTGTGCAGGAGTCGCTTTTTTCAGTTCTACCATTTTAGTACTACTGAAAATATTTAGTTCTAGAAACTTATCCCAAACAATGTCGTCTTGGTCAATTTTTAAAGCGTGTCTAAACTTTAATTCTACTGAATCTGTTGGACTGTAAGGTAAAAATGCATTTACAAAATCGCGATAGCTCATATTTTCACTGTCATCTATAGTATAGCTGTCATCTGTCATTCCTAATTGTACAAAAACATTCCATGCGCGACTAAATCCAACGCGACGCATTGTACCACGATACAATGTTTTTACATGATCTAATCCGTAAACATGTTGATATTTTAATGAGTCTCGATTGGCATATGCTTCAAAACGTCCATAGTTGTCTATTTCTAAGAATTCTGTGCGCCTAAATAGCCTATTATAAGGAATATATTTAAACTGATTTTCTTGTAAAAATTTTGCAGCGCCACCTTGTCCAGCAGTAACAACATTTCTAGGATTCCATGTAAATTTATAGTTCCATAAATTATTATCACTTTCAGGTGCAACTAAACCACCAGTAAACGATTCAAACAAAATCATTTTACCTCCATTATCTCTAATACGGTCAATAACTTGCATGGCACTCATATGGTCAATGCCTGGATCTACACCAATCTCGTTCATAAATACCAAGTTGTTGGATTTGGCGTCTTCGTCTAAAGCTTTCATTTCTTCACTAACATAAGATGCTGTAACCATATGCTTCTTGTACGTAATACAATCCTTAGCAACCTCGATGTGAAATCTTGCAGGTAACATAGACACCACTATATCTGCATTTTTAATAGCGACTATACGAGATTTGGCATCAAAAACGTCGAGATGGATGATTTTGACTTTAGTATCACTAACCATTTTCTTTACATTATCAACGTTGAGATCACCAA
This DNA window, taken from Winogradskyella sp. PC-19, encodes the following:
- a CDS encoding saccharopine dehydrogenase family protein, which produces MRKILIIGAGKSSSYLIKYLVDKSTSENLQITIGDLNVDNVKKMVSDTKVKIIHLDVFDAKSRIVAIKNADIVVSMLPARFHIEVAKDCITYKKHMVTASYVSEEMKALDEDAKSNNLVFMNEIGVDPGIDHMSAMQVIDRIRDNGGKMILFESFTGGLVAPESDNNLWNYKFTWNPRNVVTAGQGGAAKFLQENQFKYIPYNRLFRRTEFLEIDNYGRFEAYANRDSLKYQHVYGLDHVKTLYRGTMRRVGFSRAWNVFVQLGMTDDSYTIDDSENMSYRDFVNAFLPYSPTDSVELKFRHALKIDQDDIVWDKFLELNIFSSTKMVELKKATPAQILQKILMDSWTLSQDDKDMIVMYHKFGYELDGKRHQIDATMVAIGEDQTYTAMAKTVGLPVAMATLAVLNGKIKTPGVQIPITKEIYTPILKELTEYNIQFSEKEVEYLGYNPLNV